CTGAGCAGCATCTGGTCCGGCCCCAGCCGGCTGATGTCACCGGCGGTGGGCTTCGCCCCGAAGATCCGCTGCAGCGCCGCGATGTTGCTGGACGCGGCCACCCAGGTGCGGGTGCCGTTCACCACCGCCATGTCGCCGTACTCGCCGTCGACCAGCTGCACGCCGGGGAGCGCGGCGGTCTTGTCCAGCACCGCCGGGTCGAAGCTCGGCGGCCGCGGGCCGCTCTGCGCGCCGGAAATCACCAGCTCGGCCTTGATGGTGTCCTGCGCCAAGGCGCTGATGCTGCCCTTGGCCGAATCGAGGATCACCGTCACCCCGGTGACCAGGGCGATACCGACCATCAGGGCGGCGGCGGTGATCGCCGTGCGGCGGGGGTTGCGTCCGGAGTTGAGCCGGCCCAGCTTGCCCGGCACCGACCAGGCGAAGATCGCCCCCAGCAGGGAGACCACCGGCCGGCTGATCAACGGGGTCAGCAGTGCCACGCCGATGAACGCGAAGAGCACGCCGCCGAGAATGGTGGCCAGGGTCTGGCCACCGGCGTGGCCGTCGAGCCCGAGGAAGAGCAGGACCGCCCCGATCCCGGTGACCACGGCCCCGCCGACGGTCACCTTGGTCAGCGGCCGGTCCGGGGTGGCGACGTCCTGCATCGCGGCGATCGGCGGGATCCGCGAGGCCCGCAGTGCCGGCAGCAGCGCCGCCACCACCGTGATCAGCAGACCCACCGCGAAGGCGCCGATGATAGCCGCGGGTGGCACGCCGAGCCCGGCCAGGGTCAGCCCGCCGGCCAGCTTCCCGAACAGGTACGCCAGCAGCGCGCCGACGCCGATGCCCGCGGCGAGCCCCAGCACCGAGGCGATCAGGCCGACCGCGACGGCCTCCACCACCACCGAGCCGATGACCTGCCGACCGCTGGCCCCGATCGCCCGCATCAGGGCCAGTTCGCGGGTCCGCTGGGCGACGATGATCGAGAAGGTGTTGAGGATCAGGAAGGTGCCGACCAGCAGCGCCACCGCGGCGAAGCCGAGCAGGATCTTGTTGAAGAAGGACAGGCCCTCCTTCAGGCTGGCCGACGCGTCGGCGGCGACCTGCTTGCCGGTCTTGACCTCGTAGTCCCCACCGAGGACCCCGGCCACCGCGTCGCGCAGCGCCTCCGGAGTGGTCCCGTCGGCGGCCTGCGCGGTCACGCTGGTGTAGACGTCCGGTTTGCCGAGCATCAACTGCTGGGCGACCGGGGTGGTGAAGGCGACCTCGTTGACGCCGCCGATCGAGTCGCGGCCCCCGCTGTAGCCGAAGACGCCGACCAGCGTGAACTCCTTCTTCGGGGCCAGGGTCAGCACGCCCACGCGGTCACCGACCTGGACCTTCGCCGCGTCGGCGAGGGCGACGTTCACCACGATCTCGTCGTCGGCCTGCGGCGCGCGCCCCTCGCGCAGCTTCATCAGGTCGCTCTCGCCGAGCCAGTTCTCGCCCAGCTGCGGCGGACCGAAGGAGGTCACCACCTTGCCGTTGCTGCCGATCAGCCGGGCGCCGTCGGCGTTGACCACGCCCTTGGCCGTTGCCACACCGGACACCGCCTTCACCTGGTCCACGACCGAGGCGGGCACCGGGGCGGCGACCTGCTCGCCCTCCGCCTCGCCGAGCGCGACCTTCGGCTTCGCCGCGACGTTGACGTCGACGTCGGAGAGCCCGTCGGCGAAGACCGCGTCGAAGGAGCGGCCGAGGGTGTCGGTGAGCACGAACGCGCCGGAGACGAACATGACGCCCAGCACCACCGCCAGACCGGACAGCAGGAGGCGCACCTTCCGGGCGAGCAGGCTCTTCAGAGTGGCCCGGAGCATCAGTTCGCCACCTCGGTCGGGGCGTCCAGCTTCTTCATCGTGTCCAGCACCGTGTCGGCGGTCGGCTCGATCAGCTCGGAGACGATCTGCCCGTCGGCGAGGAAGACCACCCGGTCGGCGTACGCGGCCGCGGTCGGGTCGTGGGTGACCATCACGATGGTCTGGCCGTGCTCACGGACCGAGTTGCGCAGGAAGTTGAGCACCTCGGCGCCGGAGCGGGAGTCCAGGTTGCCGGTCGGCTCGTCCGCGAAGATCACCTCGGGGCGGGCGACCAGGGCCCGCGCGCAGGCGACCCGCTGCTGCTGGCCGCCGGAGAGCTGGGCCGGCCGGTGCTTCAGCCGGTCCCGCAGGCCGACCGTGTCGATCACCGTGTCGTACCAGGCCGGGTCCGGCTTGCGGCCGGCGATCGACAGCGGCAGCAGGATGTTCTCCTGGGCGGTGAGCGTGGGCAGCAGGTTGAACTGCTGGAAGATGAAGCCCACCTTGTCCCGGCGCAGCTTCGTCAACCCGGAGTCGCCGAGCCCGGTCACTGTGGTGTCGCCGATCATGACGGTGCCCCGGGTGACCGAGTCTAGCCCGGCCAGGCAGTGCATCAGCGTCGACTTGCCCGAGCCGGACGGGCCCATGATCGCGGTGAACCGGCCCCGCTCGAACTCGGCGCTCACCCCCCGTAGCGCGACGACCTGCGCCTCGCCGCTGCCGTACACCTTCCACACGTCGCTGGCCCGGGCCGCGGCCTGTGCCTGCCGCCCCACCGTCGCGGTCACGTCATCTACCTCTTCCGTCTGCCTGTCGAATCCGCACCGCCCCCGCTGACCGGTGCGACCGTTCCATCCTCGGTGCCGGGGCACGGGAATCCGTCCGTCCCCGGGCGTATCCGTCGCCGGAAATCCCGCTGGGGGACGCCCCCGAGATCGACTCAGGGTCGTCCCTGACCGGACGCCGTCCGGCACGGCCCCGCCGACGCTAGGACCTCACGTCACGTCGTGGTCAACCCCGCCGCGCCGCCGATGGTCACGGTAGGTGACGGTCGCCACCCCGCCGGCCGCTCAGCCGCCGGGCCGCACCAGCCCCGTCTCGTACGCCAGCACCACGGCCTGCACCCGGTCCCGCAGCCCCAGCTTGGTCAGCACGTGCCCGACGTGGGTCTTGATGGTGGTCTCGCTGACCGACAGCGCCCGGGCGATCTCGGCGTTGGACAGCCCGCGTGCCACCTGCACGAGCACCTCCCGCTCCCGGTCGGTCAGCGCGTCCAGGGCCTTCGGCGGGGTCGCCGCGGGGTCGGGCAGTGCGTCGGCGAAGCGGTCCAGCAGCCGGCGCAGGATCCGCGGCGCCACCACCGCCTCCCCGGCGGCCACCGTGCGGATCGCGGTGACCAGGTCCTCGGCCGGCACGTCCTTGGCCAGGAAGCCGCTCGCCCCGGCCCGCAGCGCGCCCACGACGTACTCGTCGAGGTCGAAGGTGGTGAGGATGAGCACCCGCACCGGCAGCCGGGCGTCCACGATCGCCCGGGTCGCGGCCACCCCGTCCATCCGCGGCATCCGGATGTCCATCAGCACCACGTCCGGCAGCAGTCGGCGGGACAGCTCCACCGCCTCCAGGCCGTCCCCGGCCTCGGCCACGATGTCCAGGTCGTCCTCGGTGCCGAGCACCATCCGGAAGCCGGTCCGCAGCAGCGGCTGGTCGTCGGCGAGCAGGACCCGTACCGGCCGGGCCCTCGCGGTGCTGTCGGTCATCCCTGGTCCCCTGTCGCCGCACCCGCCGGAACCGCCCCGACGGACTCGAGCGGGATCCGCGCGTACACCCGGAAGCCGCCGCCGGGCCGCGGACCGGTCCGCAGGACCCCACCGTAGAGGGCGACCCGCTCCCGCATGCCGACCAGCCCGTGTCCGATCCGGTCGCCACCCGGGTCGGGACCGCGCCCGGTGTCGGTCACCTCCACCGCCAGAAAGCCGTCGGTCCAGGTGAGCCGGACCAGCGCGGTGGCCCGCCCGGCGTGCTTGATCGCGTTGGTCAGGGCCTCCTGGATGACCCGGTAGACGGCCAGCGCCACGCCCTCCGCCAGCGGCGCGGGCGCGCCGTCCACCCGCAGCGTCACCGGCAGCCCGGCCTCCCGGACCTGCTCGACGAGGGTCTCGATGCCGGTCAGCCCCGGCTGCGGGGCGAGCTCGGCGGCCGCCTCGGCGTCGGTGCGCAGCACGTCCAGCAGCCGGCGCAGCTCTCGCAGGGTGGCCCGGCCGGTCTCCTCGATGGTGGTCATCGCCGTCTCGGCGGCGTCCGGGTCCCGGCGCAGCACCCGCCGCGCCCCGGTCGCCAGCACCCCCATCACGCTCACCTGGTGGGCCACCACGTCGTGCAGCTCCCGGGCGATGCGGCGGCGCTCGTCCGCGACGGCCTGCTCGGCGAGGGACCGCTGGGTGGCCTCGGCGATCCGGGCCCGCTCGCGCAGCATCCGCGTCGACTGCCGGCGGGCCTGCACCGCCCGGCCCACCGCGTACGCCACGCCGGCGGTGAGCAGATTGTTCAGCACCAGGTACGCCGGCCCCATGTGGAGCACCCCGTCCAGCGGGGTGACCAGGTTGGCCAGCACCACCGGCAGCCACAGCAGCAGCGTGGCCAGGGCGGCCGGGCGCAGCCGCTGCTGCGCCGCCATCGTGTAGGTGAGCACGATGAAGGTCAGCCCCTGGGTGGCCGGCGCCTGCCGGAGAAGCACCGGCAGGGCGAGGGTGGCCACCGCCGCCCCGACCGCCGGCCACGGCGCGACCCGGCGCAGCGCCACCGGCGCGGCGCCCAGCACGCTCCAGCCCACCGCGGCCCACAGCTGCTCGGGGCGCAGCTCCCTGGGCATCAGCAGCAGGAACGCCGCGCTGACCGCCACCAGGGCGACCGCGAGGCACGCGTCGGCGGCCAGCGGCCGACGGCTCGTCCACTCCCGCAGCCGGTTGGTCATGCCGTTACCTCTCAGTGCGCTCTGGTGAGCACACGATCAGTAGTCCTGCCTTGCGGTGGGACGGTCCCGGTCTTACCGCGGGTTCGGGGCCGGGTTGACGCTTCGCAGCCACCAGCCCGCTGGGGCGGGTCTTACGGTCGGCTCCACGTCCTGCCACCGAGCCACTCCCGGCGGTCGTTGTGTCTGCCGCGAGGGCGGCGAGGTTGCGTGCGGCGTTCAGGTCCCGGTCGAGGGTCAGGCCGCATGTGTCGCATTCGTACTCGCGCTCGGACAGGGCCAGCTTGGTTTTCACCGCGCCGCAGCCCGAGCAGGTCTTCGAGGATGGATACCAGCGGTCGGCCACCATGAGCCGCCCACCGTTCCATTGCGTTTTGTATGTCAGTTGCCGACGCAGTTCGGCGAACCCGGCGTCGGCGATATGCCGCGCGAGGCGTCGGTTGGCGAGCATCCCGGCCACGTTGAGGTCTTCCACCACGACCGTGCCGTGCTCGCGCGTAAGTCGGGTGGTGAGCTTGTGCAGGCCGTCGCGGCGTAGCCGAGCGACCCGGGCGTATGCCCGGGCGAGCTGGTGTTGGGCGTGCTGCCACTGGTTCGACGGACGGCGCCCGGTGCGGCGGTCCGGGCCGACCTTGCGGGACAGCCGCCGACCCAGGCTGCGCAGTCGGCGTTGCGCGTCGGTCAGGTGACGCGGGTTGGGCACGAGTTCGCCGGTGGACAGGACCGCGAGGTTCTTGATCCCGACGTCCACCCCGATCACGGAGTCAGGGTGGACCGGTGTGTGCGCGGCCCGGTCGACCTCAACGGTGAACGCGACATGCCAGCGCCCACCATCGCGGCGCACGGTGGCGGACATGATCCGGGCCGTGCCCGCCTCCAGACGGCGGGCGAGTTTGCGGGCGGACTCGTGCAGCTTCAACCGGCCCAGCCGCGGCAGCACCACGTGCTTACGGTCCGCCTCGACGCGGATCGTGCCGGTGGTGAACCGCACCGACGGCGTCGACCGGCGCCGTGACTTGAACCGGGGAAACCCGACCGCCCGCCCGCCCCGCTTACCCGACCGGGAGTCGGACCAGTTCTTCAGCGCGCGAGCCAGGGCATCCAGACCGGTGTTGAACGCCTCCTTGGAACACCCCCGCCACCACGGCGCGACCTCGTTCTTGGCCGCGTTCCACGCCTTACGCAACGCGGGCAGCGACCACGACACAGCCGGGGTGAGCTCGTGATCCGGGATGCCGTAGGAGCGCTCGGCGGCCCGCTGATCCATGACCGCCTTCACCCTGGCCAACGCCCAGTTGTGCGCGACCCGCGCCGCTCCAGCATGCGCCAGCACGGCGCGCTCCTGCCCCGGGGACAGGTCCAGAGCGAACTGATACGCCTGGATCACCTTCACCGGAAGCCCGACCTCCGCCTGGCGGAGGATGATCACTCGTCCGCGCCGGGGGCCACCGGCCGGGACCGGGCGTCGGTCAGCGGGTCACCGGCGCCGGCCGACGGGAACGGCGGCGGAGTGCCGCCGAAGCTCGGGCAGAGCGCCTGGTGGCTGCACCAGTCGCAGAGCCGGCTCGGCCGGGGACGGAAGTCCTGCCGCGCGGTGGCCTGCTCGATCGCCCGCCACAGCGCCACCACCGTGCGCTCGAACCGGACCAGCTCGTCGGCGTCCGGGGCGTAGTCGCACACCTCGGCGTCCTTGAGGTAGAGCAGCCGCAGCACCCGAGGCACCACGCCCCGGGTCCGCCACAGCACCAGCGCGTAGAACTTGAGCTGGAACAGCGCTCGCGCCTCGAACGCCTCCCGCGGCGCCCCGCCGGTCTTGTAGTCGACCACCCGCAGCGCGCCGTCGGGCGCCACGTCGAGCCGGTCCAGGTAGCCCCGGATCAGCAGCTCGTCATCGACCACCGCGGAGATCAACGCCTCCCGCTCGGCCGGCTCCAGCCGGCGCGGGTCCTCCACCGCGAAGTAGCCCTCCAGCAGGCCCGCCGCCGAGCGCAGGAACTCGGCCACCGCCGCCGCGTCGCCCTCGGCGAACAGGGTCGACAGCTCCGGCTGCTCGGTGACCAGCCGGTCCCACTGCGGGGCCACCAGGTCGCCGGCCGACTGCGGGGTGCGCGCCGCCGCCGGCAGGTCGAACAGCCGCTCCAGCACCGCGTGCACCAGGGTGCCCCGGACCTGCTCGACGGTGGGCCGCTCGGGCAGCCGGTCGATGCTGCGGAACCGGTAGAGCAGTGGGCAGGTCTTGAAGTCCGCCGCCCGCGACGGCGACAGCGACGCCCGCACCCCGGGCGGCGCGGAGGCCGAATCGTGGCCGCCAGCCGCGTTGGAGTCGTCGCAGGCCGGGGGATCCTGCATGTCGATCACCGGTTCCGCCGTCATGTCCGGAAGGTTAGGGCACCGGTGTGACAGGGCGGCCGTCGCCGCACCGGGGCATGATCCGCGCGGCGTAGCATCGACCCGGTGGAGCAGAGGAGCCGACCGCGCCGCCGGCCCGGGCTGAGCGTCGGTCGGGTGTGCGGCGTGCCGCTGCGGGTCGACGCGTCGATGCTGCTGCTCACCGTGGTGGTCACCGTCCTGTACGCGGCCCTCGCCCGCCGCCAGCTCGACCTCGGCCACCTCGGCGGCTACCTGGTCGGGCTGGGCTTCGTGATCTCCCTGCTCGGCTCGGTGCTGCTGCACGAGCTGGGGCACGCGCTGACCGCCCGCCGATACGGAATCGGTGTGCGCGGGATCACCCTGGAGCTGCTCGGCGGCTACACCGAGATGGACCGGGACGCCCCCAGTCCCCGCGTCGACCTGCTGGTCTCCCTCGCCGGCCCGGCGGTTTCCGCGGTGCTCGGCGCCGCCGGCGTGGCCGCCACCCTGGCCCTGCCCGCCGGCACCCTCGCCCACCAGCTCGCCTTCCAGGTCGCGGTGAGCAACGTCGTGGTCGCCGTGTTCAACAGCCTGCCCGGGCTGCCGCTCGACGGCGGCCGGGCGCTGCGCGCCGCGGTCTGGGCGCTCACCCGGGACCGGCACCGGGGCACCGAGGTGGCCGGCTGGATCGGCCGGGCCGTCGCCCTGGCCACCCTGGCCCTGGTCGGCTGGCTCACCCTGCGCCGGGCCGTCGCGCCGCTGGCCCTGCCGCTGGTGCTGCTCGTCGGCGTCACCCTGTGGCGGGGCGCCGGGCAGTCCATCCGGATGGCCCGGATCAGCCGCCGCCTCCCGCTGGTCGACCTCGCCCGGCTGGCCCGCCCGGTGCTCCCCGTGCCCAGCGGCACCCCGCTCGCCGAGGCGCAGCGCCGTGGCGCCGAGGGCGCCGTCCCCGGCGCCGCGCTCGCCGTCGCCGATGCCGCCGGCCGGCCGGTCGCCCTGGTCGATCCGGCCCGGGCCCAGGCCGTACCCCCGGAACGGCGGCCGTGGCTCGCGGTGGACGCGGTCTCCCGCGACCTGGCCAGCCTGCCCGCGCTCCCGGTCGGCGCGGACGGCGAGCAGGTGATGGAGACCGTGCGCACCCACCCGGGCGCGCAGTACGTCGTGACGGCAGGCGAAGATGTGGTCGGCGTTCTGCACATAGCGGATCTGGCTCAGCTCCTCGAACCCAAACGGAAGACGAACACGTGACCGCACATTCCTCCACCGTCCCGGCCGACCCCGCCGTCCCGGCGCTGCCGCCCGTCCACCGGGGGCCGTTCCGCCCCGGGGACCGGGTGCAGCTGACCGACCCCAAGGGGCGGATGCACACCGTGACGCTGGAGCCCGGCAAGGAGTTCCACACCCACCGGGGGATCCTCAAGCACGACACGCTGATCGGCCTGCCCGACGGCAGCGTGGTCACCACCGCCGGCGGCGGCACCGCCTTCCTGGCCCTGCGGCCGCTGCTGTCGGACTACGTGCTCTCCATGCCCCGCGGCGCCCAGGTGATCTACCCGAAGGACTCGGCGCAGATCGTCGCCATGGGCGACATCTTCCCCGGTGCGAAGGTCCTCGAGGCCGGCGCCGGCTCCGGGGCGCTCTCCTGCTCCCTGCTGCGCGCCGTCGGCACCGAGGGCGAACTGCACTCCTGGGAGCTGCGCGAGGACTTCGCCCAGATCGCCAAGCGCAACGTCGAGGCGTTCTTCAACGGCCCGCACCCGGCCTGGCGGCTGCACGTCGGCGACGTCGCCGAGTGCCAGGAGACCGGCTTCGACCGGATCATCCTGGACATGCTGACCCCCTGGGAGACCCTCGACATGGTCGAGCGGGCGCTCGTCCCCGGCGGTGTCTTCATCGGCTACGTGGCCACCACCCCGCAGCTGTCCGAGCTGGTCGAGGCGCTGCGCGAGCGCGGCGGCTGGACCGAGCCGCGCGCCTGGGAGTCGCTGGTGCGCGACTGGCACGCCGAGGGCCTCGCCGTCCGCCCCGACCACCGGATGATCGCGCACACCGCGTTCCTGGTCTCCGCCCGCAAGCTGGCCCCCGGGGTCACCGCGCCGCCCCGGCGGCGCAAGCCCAGCAAGGGCGCCGAGGCGTACGTCCAGCGCCGGCAGGCGCTGCGCGAGGCCGAAGCGGCCCGGCAGGCGGCCGCCGAGGCGGAGCAGGAGCTGGACCAGCCGTGACCCCACGGCACGGACGGGGATGAGCGGGTGGATCATGTGTCCCGGCGGGACGGCACCGGAGGAGTGGAGCCGGTGGCATGAGCGAGCGGACCGGGGCGCGCGACGGGCGGCCCGACGGACACCGGGAGGCGGTGGCGTGAGCGAGCGAACCATCGGGCTCGGCGCGGAGGGGCCGCACGCCGTCACCGACCGGCGGGAGGCGGTGGCGTGAGCAGCCCCGGCTACGGCAACGGCGACCTGCCCGCGGTCTTCCCCGACTGGTCGCCCTACGCCGACCTGGAGTCGGCGGCCCGGGCGTACCTGCGCGACCCGGACATCGCCCTGGACGCCCTCGGCGGCGTGCTGCGCGGCGCCTCCGTGCTCGGCTTCACCCTGGAACGCTTCGTCAACGAGGTCAACGGGGTGTGGCAGGAGGTCGTCGTCTGCGACGGCAGCCGGCTGGTGCTCTGGCACGGCGAGGACGTCCCGCCGGGGGAGGGGCCGCCTGGGTCGATGACCTCGTCACTGCGGGTGGTGCCGGTCTCCACGGTCACCGAGGTCGGCTGCCGGCGGCGGCTCACCCGCTCCGACACCGGGGAGGTCCGGGTCGACAGCATCGACGTCTACCTGCTGCTCAGCTCCCTCGACGAGGCGCCGCCCGGCGACGAGATGGCCGGCACGCCCCGGCACGACGCGCTGCGCTTCGGCAAGACCCTCGACGACGGCGGCGCCGGGCAGATCGCCCGGCTGGAGGAGTTCGCCCGACTCGTCGCTTCGGTGGTCGGTCGTCCCATGCTCTGAAGACGCGGGCGGCC
This sequence is a window from Micromonospora sp. NBRC 110009. Protein-coding genes within it:
- a CDS encoding ABC transporter permease gives rise to the protein MLRATLKSLLARKVRLLLSGLAVVLGVMFVSGAFVLTDTLGRSFDAVFADGLSDVDVNVAAKPKVALGEAEGEQVAAPVPASVVDQVKAVSGVATAKGVVNADGARLIGSNGKVVTSFGPPQLGENWLGESDLMKLREGRAPQADDEIVVNVALADAAKVQVGDRVGVLTLAPKKEFTLVGVFGYSGGRDSIGGVNEVAFTTPVAQQLMLGKPDVYTSVTAQAADGTTPEALRDAVAGVLGGDYEVKTGKQVAADASASLKEGLSFFNKILLGFAAVALLVGTFLILNTFSIIVAQRTRELALMRAIGASGRQVIGSVVVEAVAVGLIASVLGLAAGIGVGALLAYLFGKLAGGLTLAGLGVPPAAIIGAFAVGLLITVVAALLPALRASRIPPIAAMQDVATPDRPLTKVTVGGAVVTGIGAVLLFLGLDGHAGGQTLATILGGVLFAFIGVALLTPLISRPVVSLLGAIFAWSVPGKLGRLNSGRNPRRTAITAAALMVGIALVTGVTVILDSAKGSISALAQDTIKAELVISGAQSGPRPPSFDPAVLDKTAALPGVQLVDGEYGDMAVVNGTRTWVAASSNIAALQRIFGAKPTAGDISRLGPDQMLLSSDTAKSRKVSVGSAMTVQLSRGDARSYTVSGIYESSQLTNPVVLPPQAASDFAIPQPIQGFVQLAPGARVADVQPQVERLLADSPEVSVADRDAFIKQQTSQLDGLLTMIQILLALAIVIAVLGIINTLALSVLERTRELGLLRAIGLRRAQTMRMITVEAVVISIFGALLGVAVGTGLGAAVVRALKDEGITDLVLPWGQMGTFLILAAIVGVVAAVLPAIRAARINVLGAIAHD
- a CDS encoding ABC transporter ATP-binding protein; amino-acid sequence: MTATVGRQAQAAARASDVWKVYGSGEAQVVALRGVSAEFERGRFTAIMGPSGSGKSTLMHCLAGLDSVTRGTVMIGDTTVTGLGDSGLTKLRRDKVGFIFQQFNLLPTLTAQENILLPLSIAGRKPDPAWYDTVIDTVGLRDRLKHRPAQLSGGQQQRVACARALVARPEVIFADEPTGNLDSRSGAEVLNFLRNSVREHGQTIVMVTHDPTAAAYADRVVFLADGQIVSELIEPTADTVLDTMKKLDAPTEVAN
- a CDS encoding response regulator, with product MTDSTARARPVRVLLADDQPLLRTGFRMVLGTEDDLDIVAEAGDGLEAVELSRRLLPDVVLMDIRMPRMDGVAATRAIVDARLPVRVLILTTFDLDEYVVGALRAGASGFLAKDVPAEDLVTAIRTVAAGEAVVAPRILRRLLDRFADALPDPAATPPKALDALTDREREVLVQVARGLSNAEIARALSVSETTIKTHVGHVLTKLGLRDRVQAVVLAYETGLVRPGG
- a CDS encoding sensor histidine kinase, encoding MTNRLREWTSRRPLAADACLAVALVAVSAAFLLLMPRELRPEQLWAAVGWSVLGAAPVALRRVAPWPAVGAAVATLALPVLLRQAPATQGLTFIVLTYTMAAQQRLRPAALATLLLWLPVVLANLVTPLDGVLHMGPAYLVLNNLLTAGVAYAVGRAVQARRQSTRMLRERARIAEATQRSLAEQAVADERRRIARELHDVVAHQVSVMGVLATGARRVLRRDPDAAETAMTTIEETGRATLRELRRLLDVLRTDAEAAAELAPQPGLTGIETLVEQVREAGLPVTLRVDGAPAPLAEGVALAVYRVIQEALTNAIKHAGRATALVRLTWTDGFLAVEVTDTGRGPDPGGDRIGHGLVGMRERVALYGGVLRTGPRPGGGFRVYARIPLESVGAVPAGAATGDQG
- the tnpB gene encoding IS607 family element RNA-guided endonuclease TnpB, with amino-acid sequence MIILRQAEVGLPVKVIQAYQFALDLSPGQERAVLAHAGAARVAHNWALARVKAVMDQRAAERSYGIPDHELTPAVSWSLPALRKAWNAAKNEVAPWWRGCSKEAFNTGLDALARALKNWSDSRSGKRGGRAVGFPRFKSRRRSTPSVRFTTGTIRVEADRKHVVLPRLGRLKLHESARKLARRLEAGTARIMSATVRRDGGRWHVAFTVEVDRAAHTPVHPDSVIGVDVGIKNLAVLSTGELVPNPRHLTDAQRRLRSLGRRLSRKVGPDRRTGRRPSNQWQHAQHQLARAYARVARLRRDGLHKLTTRLTREHGTVVVEDLNVAGMLANRRLARHIADAGFAELRRQLTYKTQWNGGRLMVADRWYPSSKTCSGCGAVKTKLALSEREYECDTCGLTLDRDLNAARNLAALAADTTTAGSGSVAGRGADRKTRPSGLVAAKRQPGPEPAVRPGPSHRKAGLLIVCSPERTER
- a CDS encoding RecB family exonuclease is translated as MTAEPVIDMQDPPACDDSNAAGGHDSASAPPGVRASLSPSRAADFKTCPLLYRFRSIDRLPERPTVEQVRGTLVHAVLERLFDLPAAARTPQSAGDLVAPQWDRLVTEQPELSTLFAEGDAAAVAEFLRSAAGLLEGYFAVEDPRRLEPAEREALISAVVDDELLIRGYLDRLDVAPDGALRVVDYKTGGAPREAFEARALFQLKFYALVLWRTRGVVPRVLRLLYLKDAEVCDYAPDADELVRFERTVVALWRAIEQATARQDFRPRPSRLCDWCSHQALCPSFGGTPPPFPSAGAGDPLTDARSRPVAPGADE
- a CDS encoding M50 family metallopeptidase — translated: MCGVPLRVDASMLLLTVVVTVLYAALARRQLDLGHLGGYLVGLGFVISLLGSVLLHELGHALTARRYGIGVRGITLELLGGYTEMDRDAPSPRVDLLVSLAGPAVSAVLGAAGVAATLALPAGTLAHQLAFQVAVSNVVVAVFNSLPGLPLDGGRALRAAVWALTRDRHRGTEVAGWIGRAVALATLALVGWLTLRRAVAPLALPLVLLVGVTLWRGAGQSIRMARISRRLPLVDLARLARPVLPVPSGTPLAEAQRRGAEGAVPGAALAVADAAGRPVALVDPARAQAVPPERRPWLAVDAVSRDLASLPALPVGADGEQVMETVRTHPGAQYVVTAGEDVVGVLHIADLAQLLEPKRKTNT
- a CDS encoding tRNA (adenine-N1)-methyltransferase; protein product: MTAHSSTVPADPAVPALPPVHRGPFRPGDRVQLTDPKGRMHTVTLEPGKEFHTHRGILKHDTLIGLPDGSVVTTAGGGTAFLALRPLLSDYVLSMPRGAQVIYPKDSAQIVAMGDIFPGAKVLEAGAGSGALSCSLLRAVGTEGELHSWELREDFAQIAKRNVEAFFNGPHPAWRLHVGDVAECQETGFDRIILDMLTPWETLDMVERALVPGGVFIGYVATTPQLSELVEALRERGGWTEPRAWESLVRDWHAEGLAVRPDHRMIAHTAFLVSARKLAPGVTAPPRRRKPSKGAEAYVQRRQALREAEAARQAAAEAEQELDQP